In Pseudomonas sp. MYb327, one DNA window encodes the following:
- a CDS encoding MMPL family transporter, which produces MVDLKALQMPVIADPAEFDKNSGNWLERLVFNHRISVILFCGLLTLFFGWSALKLPVNTSFEKMIPQSHPYIQNYLEHRDALRGMGNATRIVVENTQGDIFDKDYLLALQKVNDAVYLMSGVDQGWMRSLWTSSLRWTEVTEEGYRGGPVIPDRWDGSPKSMDRLRENINRAGIVGSYVANNLKSSMIFVPLLDINPETGKPLDYAQLSRQLEAQVRSLETDTIKVHIIGFAKIVGDLIDGLYSVMAYFGFSVLIATALVLFYTRCLRSTLLLVFCALLGVVWLLGLLSVLGYVLDPYSILVPFLIFAIGLSHGAQKMNGIMQDVGRGTHKYVAARYTFRRLFMAGLTALLVNIVGFAVLIIIDIPVIRDMALTTSLGVAILIFTKLFLIPVLLSYFGVSDQAAKRSIQTSEQVESGHSSMQRVRAGLIRLTERRPAMFAVAGAVVLAGGGLMIGHHVQFGDLNPGAPELRPESRYNRDVAFVTQNYGLSTDQFVVMLKTPANGCTEFASLTEADRLSARLRELPGVQTTFSPADGIRLTTSGLFEGNPKWQTIPRNASNRTQAFNMFATDRPELVDRFCVITPVIAYLSDHKAATLERVVKEVEAYSAQYSTESRTFLLAAGSAGIEATTNIVVKRSFWTLHLVLYGAVALLCFITFRNWRAVVVALIPLIITSILCEALMVMLNIGIKVATLPVIAVGVGVGVDYALYLLSVQLGLQRHGMTLARSYEGSLDFVGRIVGLVGLTMAAGVIPWIWSPIKFQADMGILLSFMFLWNMVGALVLIPALSYFLLRTPADDTDREKVEKSAKIDDPMAVLESPDGADKLAIKLRTTA; this is translated from the coding sequence ATGGTTGATTTGAAAGCGCTGCAAATGCCCGTCATCGCGGACCCTGCCGAATTCGACAAGAACAGCGGCAATTGGCTCGAACGGCTCGTATTCAATCATCGCATCAGCGTGATCCTGTTTTGCGGGCTGCTGACGCTGTTCTTTGGCTGGAGTGCGCTCAAGCTTCCGGTCAACACCAGTTTCGAAAAAATGATTCCGCAGTCCCACCCCTATATCCAGAATTATCTGGAACACCGGGATGCGCTGCGAGGCATGGGCAATGCGACCCGTATTGTGGTCGAAAACACTCAGGGCGATATCTTCGACAAGGATTACCTGCTCGCCTTGCAGAAGGTCAACGACGCCGTCTACCTGATGTCGGGGGTTGACCAGGGCTGGATGCGCAGCTTGTGGACCAGCAGCCTGCGCTGGACTGAAGTCACCGAGGAGGGCTACCGCGGCGGCCCGGTCATTCCCGACCGCTGGGACGGCAGTCCGAAATCGATGGACCGCTTGCGTGAGAACATTAACCGCGCGGGTATTGTCGGCAGCTATGTGGCCAACAACCTCAAGTCGTCGATGATTTTCGTGCCCTTGCTCGACATCAATCCCGAAACCGGCAAGCCACTCGATTACGCGCAGTTATCCCGGCAGCTGGAAGCGCAGGTGCGCTCCCTGGAAACCGATACGATCAAGGTTCACATCATCGGTTTCGCCAAGATCGTCGGCGACTTGATCGACGGGCTGTATTCGGTCATGGCGTACTTCGGTTTCTCGGTATTGATTGCTACCGCTCTGGTGCTCTTCTATACCCGATGCCTGCGCAGCACTCTGTTGCTGGTATTTTGCGCCTTGCTTGGCGTGGTTTGGCTATTGGGGCTGCTCAGCGTTCTGGGCTATGTGCTGGACCCTTATTCGATCCTGGTACCCTTCCTGATTTTTGCCATCGGCCTGTCCCATGGTGCGCAGAAGATGAACGGCATCATGCAGGATGTAGGGCGCGGGACTCACAAGTACGTGGCTGCCCGCTATACATTCCGTCGGCTGTTCATGGCTGGCTTGACAGCGTTGCTGGTCAATATCGTCGGCTTTGCCGTATTGATCATTATCGACATTCCTGTGATTCGTGACATGGCCCTGACCACCAGTTTGGGCGTGGCGATCCTGATTTTCACCAAACTGTTTCTGATCCCTGTGTTGCTATCGTATTTTGGTGTCAGTGATCAGGCAGCCAAACGCAGTATTCAGACGTCTGAACAGGTGGAGTCAGGCCATAGCTCGATGCAACGAGTGCGTGCGGGTCTGATTCGTTTGACGGAGCGCCGTCCCGCCATGTTCGCTGTTGCGGGAGCGGTCGTGTTGGCGGGGGGAGGGCTGATGATCGGGCACCATGTGCAGTTTGGTGATCTCAACCCCGGAGCGCCGGAGTTGCGTCCCGAGTCGCGCTATAACCGCGATGTGGCTTTCGTGACGCAGAATTATGGCCTGTCCACCGACCAGTTCGTGGTCATGCTGAAAACTCCGGCGAATGGATGCACCGAATTTGCATCGCTCACTGAGGCTGATCGATTGAGCGCCCGCTTGCGCGAGTTGCCTGGTGTGCAGACCACGTTTTCACCGGCCGATGGTATTCGCCTGACGACCTCCGGGCTGTTCGAGGGCAACCCCAAATGGCAGACCATCCCACGTAACGCCAGTAACCGCACACAGGCGTTCAACATGTTTGCCACCGACCGCCCGGAGTTGGTCGATCGCTTCTGCGTGATCACTCCAGTGATTGCCTACCTGTCAGACCACAAGGCGGCGACGCTGGAGCGTGTGGTCAAGGAAGTGGAAGCCTACAGCGCCCAGTACAGCACCGAGTCGCGCACATTTCTGCTGGCAGCGGGTAGCGCAGGCATTGAGGCGACAACCAACATTGTGGTCAAGCGCAGTTTCTGGACCTTGCACCTGGTGCTTTACGGTGCCGTGGCATTGCTGTGTTTCATCACTTTCCGCAACTGGCGAGCGGTCGTTGTGGCACTGATCCCGTTGATCATCACCTCTATCCTCTGTGAGGCGCTTATGGTGATGCTGAACATCGGCATCAAGGTGGCGACCTTGCCGGTCATCGCGGTTGGGGTGGGCGTCGGTGTCGACTACGCGTTGTACCTGCTCAGCGTACAACTGGGCTTGCAACGGCACGGCATGACACTCGCGCGCTCGTATGAGGGATCGCTGGATTTCGTCGGGCGGATCGTGGGACTGGTCGGCCTGACAATGGCCGCCGGGGTGATTCCGTGGATCTGGTCTCCGATCAAGTTCCAGGCGGACATGGGGATTCTGCTCAGCTTCATGTTCCTCTGGAACATGGTCGGTGCATTGGTATTGATCCCGGCACTGTCCTACTTCCTGTTGCGTACACCGGCGGACGATACCGACCGTGAAAAAGTAGAAAAAAGCGCAAAGATCGATGACCCGATGGCGGTTCTGGAATCGCCGGACGGCGCCGACAAACTCGCCATTAAACTCCGCACCACAGCCTGA
- a CDS encoding YCF48-related protein, with product MFVLAAALVTGLSNPVNAQTDFTDPLERPASSVGNLVGAHLNSVTTAGERLIAVGARGLIIVSDDAGASWTQASSPVSSDLLSVHFPTAKQGWAVGHDGVILHSSDGGSNWVKQFDGVAASKMLTEHFDKLAAAGDESAVSFQEGVKLNYQDGPEQALMGIWFSDENNGVVVGTFGTLLATHDGGNTWESWMERSDNPEFLHYMAISGSGEQLFIASERGVVFKLDPRAQRFERLETGYTGSFFSIKVTPTTLVAAGLRGTAFKSMDGGTTWQPLPTGINVALSDVQSLPDGRFLLAGVDGKVVISDIAVSSFKPLTVSRPGRFTSLTGLKNGKAVSVGFSGVREVTVQ from the coding sequence ATGTTCGTGCTGGCGGCAGCCCTAGTCACAGGGTTGTCGAATCCGGTGAATGCCCAAACCGACTTCACCGATCCCCTGGAGCGCCCGGCATCGTCTGTAGGCAATTTGGTCGGCGCTCATCTCAATAGTGTGACCACGGCGGGCGAGCGATTGATCGCGGTGGGAGCGCGCGGCCTGATCATTGTTTCCGACGATGCCGGTGCCAGCTGGACCCAGGCCTCTTCACCCGTCTCAAGCGATCTGTTGAGCGTTCATTTTCCAACGGCAAAGCAAGGCTGGGCAGTCGGCCATGATGGCGTGATCCTGCATAGCAGTGATGGCGGAAGTAATTGGGTCAAGCAATTCGATGGCGTGGCGGCGAGCAAGATGTTGACCGAGCACTTTGACAAGTTGGCGGCTGCCGGTGACGAATCAGCTGTCAGCTTTCAGGAAGGGGTCAAGCTCAATTATCAGGACGGTCCGGAACAGGCGCTGATGGGAATCTGGTTCTCCGACGAGAACAACGGCGTTGTCGTTGGGACATTTGGAACCTTGCTCGCCACCCACGATGGAGGCAACACGTGGGAGTCCTGGATGGAGCGCTCCGACAATCCCGAGTTCCTGCATTACATGGCGATTTCCGGGAGCGGTGAGCAGCTGTTTATCGCTTCTGAACGCGGTGTCGTCTTTAAGCTGGATCCTCGGGCGCAACGCTTCGAGCGTCTGGAAACCGGCTACACAGGCAGTTTTTTCAGCATCAAGGTGACACCGACAACGCTCGTTGCCGCAGGTCTGCGGGGCACGGCATTCAAATCCATGGATGGCGGCACCACGTGGCAACCCTTGCCCACTGGAATCAATGTGGCGCTCAGCGATGTGCAGAGTCTGCCTGACGGCCGTTTTCTGTTGGCCGGGGTCGATGGCAAAGTCGTTATCAGTGATATCGCGGTGAGCAGCTTCAAACCCTTGACGGTGTCGCGTCCCGGACGGTTTACCAGTCTGACCGGGCTCAAGAATGGCAAAGCCGTTAGCGTTGGTTTTTCCGGGGTACGGGAAGTCACTGTGCAATAG
- a CDS encoding DUF1329 domain-containing protein, with amino-acid sequence MNYKNMMVWGAASLLFAGQVLAAPTDEEIKQLGTSLTPLGAVKAGNANGTIPSWEGGLCTAPAGYKPIMGDKGGSPYVDPFANEKPVLSITAANMAQYKDKLDVGTQELFKRYPDSYRLDIYPTHRTACYPKWVYDNTISRVKNPQLAGSAPGLINAHAQYPFPIPKNGYEAMWNASVKFELPYSEGTQAAYLIDNNGGVTLTNVQKIENRNLFWDNTIDKVPDNQPFWALIASTMSPAASAGVKQMRHAFLNTSERDNMAWSYVPGQRRVRLAPEFKYDTVSTSSGGVLLFDEINGFDGKMDKFDFKLVGRREMYVPYNAYRTWAADPVAINTPKHLNPDYLRWELHRVWEVEATLKPGERHVQKVKRFYLDEDSWSILTYVAEDQAGKVHHLMYQPAVQQYEKPGYRNGQYVLYDMTKNVYSNGSLMGAPKMTGFYKVDPYPANYFSSGALSGSGVR; translated from the coding sequence ATGAATTACAAGAATATGATGGTATGGGGGGCGGCAAGCCTTCTGTTTGCAGGCCAGGTTCTGGCCGCACCCACCGATGAAGAGATCAAACAACTGGGGACCAGCCTTACGCCGCTGGGCGCAGTCAAGGCCGGCAACGCCAATGGCACCATTCCCTCCTGGGAAGGTGGCTTGTGCACGGCCCCCGCCGGCTACAAGCCGATCATGGGTGACAAGGGCGGCTCGCCGTATGTCGATCCGTTCGCCAATGAAAAGCCGGTGTTGAGCATCACGGCAGCCAACATGGCGCAATACAAAGACAAGCTCGACGTGGGTACACAAGAGCTGTTCAAACGCTATCCAGACAGCTACCGCTTGGATATTTACCCGACTCATCGAACGGCCTGTTATCCAAAATGGGTCTACGACAACACCATTTCGCGGGTGAAGAATCCGCAACTGGCCGGCTCCGCACCTGGCTTGATCAACGCCCATGCCCAGTACCCGTTCCCGATTCCCAAGAACGGTTACGAGGCCATGTGGAATGCCAGCGTCAAGTTTGAGCTGCCCTATTCCGAAGGTACCCAGGCGGCTTACCTGATCGATAACAATGGTGGCGTAACGCTGACCAACGTGCAGAAGATCGAGAACCGTAACCTTTTCTGGGATAACACCATCGACAAGGTCCCGGACAATCAACCGTTCTGGGCATTGATCGCCAGTACCATGTCACCGGCCGCATCTGCGGGCGTCAAACAGATGCGTCATGCCTTCCTGAACACTTCCGAACGGGACAACATGGCATGGAGCTATGTGCCTGGGCAGCGTCGTGTACGCCTGGCTCCTGAGTTCAAGTACGACACGGTCAGTACTTCCAGCGGTGGCGTGCTGTTGTTCGATGAGATCAACGGCTTCGACGGCAAGATGGACAAGTTCGACTTCAAGCTGGTGGGCCGGCGCGAGATGTACGTACCGTACAACGCCTACAGAACCTGGGCGGCCGATCCTGTAGCGATCAACACGCCCAAGCACTTGAACCCCGACTACCTGCGCTGGGAGCTGCACCGTGTGTGGGAAGTGGAGGCGACTCTCAAACCTGGCGAGCGCCATGTACAGAAGGTCAAGCGCTTCTATCTGGACGAAGACAGCTGGAGCATCCTGACTTACGTTGCTGAGGATCAGGCCGGCAAAGTTCACCACTTGATGTACCAGCCTGCGGTTCAACAGTACGAGAAGCCTGGTTATCGCAATGGTCAGTACGTGCTCTATGACATGACCAAGAACGTGTACTCCAACGGCTCGCTGATGGGTGCACCGAAAATGACCGGTTTCTACAAGGTCGATCCTTACCCAGCCAACTACTTCTCATCGGGGGCATTGTCCGGCTCCGGCGTACGCTGA
- a CDS encoding DUF1302 domain-containing protein, with the protein MSCSIALLLGAAVGNEALAFEVETGNPDVSVRWDNTVRYNAGWRMEGRNDDFDNSPFYDDTEHKFDKGDMVTNRVDLITELDVAWKQKHGFRVSAAGWYDDAYQDSAEPNPNLVGSGNYTNNHYNGYANRYIAGPSGEFLDAFAFTGFQLGSVGVNLKAGQHNVYWGESLFTLGNSIAYSQGPVDTIKAATSPGAEAKELFLPLKQISTDVQLTDELSFGAQYLLDWKPFRLVPGGTYFSNADGARSDLGSPAAIFRIPNGDDIEPDSHGDFGVNLRWSPYWLEGTAGVYYRKFGEKLPWSFTQVGIVQVAPGRFAGVPNAIRYNYARDTELYGLSLTKNLGTVSVAGEVSYRKNTALNSVAGYTVISTGDASYSQAEGARGDSFHALINGIYLLPRTALWEGGTLQAELTYNKLDKITENEARYNGRGHGCVTAYSKNCADDHSVGTQVGFTPEWPQLFPGWDVSMPVTWAYGIDGNSPTLGGTSEGAYNYSVGINGKWMNLHNFTLKWIDSHADYKNNPARGYVTSDYTNGAAVQNDHGWLSFTYKTTF; encoded by the coding sequence GTGTCTTGTTCAATTGCGTTGCTGCTGGGGGCGGCTGTTGGCAACGAAGCGTTGGCGTTTGAAGTCGAAACGGGCAACCCTGATGTTAGCGTTCGTTGGGACAATACCGTTCGCTACAATGCCGGCTGGCGGATGGAAGGGCGCAACGACGATTTTGATAACTCGCCGTTCTACGACGATACGGAACACAAGTTCGATAAAGGCGACATGGTCACCAATCGTGTTGACCTCATCACCGAACTGGATGTCGCGTGGAAGCAGAAGCATGGTTTCCGCGTCAGTGCTGCTGGCTGGTATGACGATGCTTATCAGGACAGTGCAGAGCCCAATCCGAATCTGGTAGGCAGTGGCAACTACACCAACAATCACTACAACGGCTATGCCAATCGCTACATCGCCGGGCCATCCGGTGAATTTCTTGATGCCTTTGCGTTCACCGGGTTTCAACTCGGTAGCGTAGGCGTCAACCTGAAGGCCGGTCAGCACAACGTCTACTGGGGTGAATCGCTGTTTACCCTCGGTAACTCTATCGCTTACTCCCAAGGTCCGGTTGACACCATCAAGGCTGCCACCAGCCCTGGTGCGGAAGCCAAAGAGTTGTTCCTGCCGCTCAAGCAAATATCCACGGATGTCCAGCTTACTGACGAACTTTCGTTCGGTGCGCAATACCTGCTGGATTGGAAGCCGTTTCGCCTGGTTCCAGGTGGTACCTACTTCTCGAATGCTGACGGAGCTCGCTCCGATCTTGGTTCGCCAGCTGCGATCTTCCGAATTCCGAATGGCGACGACATCGAGCCGGACAGCCACGGTGACTTCGGCGTGAACCTGCGCTGGAGCCCCTACTGGCTGGAAGGTACGGCCGGGGTCTACTACCGCAAGTTCGGTGAGAAACTGCCTTGGAGTTTTACCCAGGTCGGTATCGTACAAGTGGCGCCTGGCCGCTTCGCCGGTGTGCCCAACGCCATTCGCTATAACTATGCTCGAGACACCGAGCTGTACGGCCTGAGTCTCACCAAAAACCTCGGTACGGTCAGCGTTGCGGGTGAAGTTTCTTACCGTAAGAACACAGCGTTGAACTCGGTGGCGGGTTACACCGTGATTTCCACGGGGGACGCCAGCTACTCCCAGGCCGAGGGTGCACGCGGCGACAGTTTCCATGCATTGATTAACGGTATTTATCTGCTACCTCGCACCGCCCTTTGGGAGGGAGGCACTCTTCAAGCTGAGTTGACCTATAACAAGCTGGACAAGATTACTGAAAATGAGGCGCGTTATAACGGGCGTGGCCATGGCTGCGTGACGGCTTACAGCAAGAACTGCGCAGATGACCACTCGGTCGGTACGCAAGTTGGCTTCACTCCTGAGTGGCCGCAATTGTTCCCGGGCTGGGACGTGTCGATGCCGGTGACCTGGGCCTACGGCATTGACGGCAATAGCCCGACGCTGGGTGGTACTAGCGAAGGTGCCTACAACTACTCTGTGGGTATCAATGGCAAGTGGATGAACTTGCACAACTTCACCCTCAAATGGATAGACTCGCATGCCGATTACAAAAACAATCCGGCTCGCGGCTACGTCACCAGTGACTACACGAACGGCGCGGCGGTGCAGAACGACCATGGCTGGCTGTCGTTCACTTACAAGACGACCTTTTGA
- a CDS encoding FAD-dependent oxidoreductase: MSTVPYPHLFEPIRLRNLYIPNRTVMAPMSTNLAGHDGQVTPQQIAFYRERAEGGTGMIVVEFCCVDAASGRSEHRQLTLETPAFVAGHQRLVEAITGAGSVACLQLQHGGQGAKRELVTDGMPWAPSNIASRSDPSRLVARGMTEEQIEHLIECFGRSAELGVLAGYQAFELHGAHGYLLTSFLSPYSNHRDDGWGGDEERRLNFPRRVIERVRQSIGDRPLIYRLSADEFTPKGLNIDDMVRIAPKLVAAGVDALHVSMGLGWTSFDKVIEPMSTPEGWRLPYSRRIREAVNVPVISVGQIRWPQTAENAIRDGDADMIALGRPLLADPEWANKAQRDAALDIRPCTSCNYCVAISSGAHGTIGCAENPRSGHELDRLPDAGNLRGQRAVVVGGGPGGMAAALMLQQAGFATELHESRDELGGGLIASAAPPFKDKLTWYLNYLIRQLDKSAVKVHLNSHVDASTLSGPGAPAIVLLAIGGRALRLPIEGIDSSHVRDAYELLMGHTQNFPAVDETLPLLVYGGGETGCETAELLSEKGYAVVLVSRSPAKQLARSAEVIYRGVLNTRLASNPRIRIIDNSSIVAIAEDGRVQLQHNDGEHSELQTLGVLIAQGRRPDDTLLNNLLEAGLAVATIGDARKGGRIGDAVHDAYQTVLGLCASDAPLRPLAC; this comes from the coding sequence ATGTCCACCGTGCCCTACCCGCATCTTTTCGAACCCATACGCTTGCGTAATCTATACATTCCCAACCGCACGGTGATGGCGCCGATGTCGACTAATCTGGCCGGGCATGACGGCCAGGTAACGCCACAGCAAATCGCCTTCTATCGCGAGCGCGCTGAAGGCGGCACGGGCATGATCGTGGTGGAGTTCTGCTGTGTGGATGCAGCCAGTGGCCGCTCCGAGCACCGCCAGCTGACGCTGGAAACACCGGCGTTTGTTGCCGGTCATCAGCGCCTGGTGGAAGCCATCACCGGCGCCGGTTCCGTGGCGTGCCTGCAATTGCAGCATGGCGGCCAGGGTGCCAAACGCGAGCTGGTGACCGATGGCATGCCTTGGGCACCCAGCAATATCGCCTCGCGATCCGACCCTTCACGCCTGGTCGCCCGCGGCATGACCGAAGAGCAAATCGAACACCTGATCGAATGCTTCGGTCGCAGTGCGGAACTGGGCGTACTGGCCGGCTATCAAGCCTTTGAACTGCACGGCGCCCATGGCTATTTGCTGACGTCGTTCCTCTCGCCTTACAGCAACCACCGCGACGACGGCTGGGGTGGCGATGAAGAGCGTCGCCTGAACTTTCCACGCCGGGTAATCGAACGAGTACGCCAGAGCATCGGCGACCGCCCGTTGATTTATCGACTCTCGGCAGACGAGTTCACCCCCAAGGGCCTCAATATCGATGACATGGTGCGCATAGCACCCAAGCTGGTGGCTGCCGGCGTCGACGCGCTGCATGTGTCAATGGGATTGGGCTGGACGAGTTTTGACAAGGTCATCGAACCCATGTCGACCCCCGAAGGCTGGCGCCTGCCCTATTCGCGGCGCATCCGCGAAGCGGTCAATGTACCGGTCATCAGCGTCGGGCAGATTCGCTGGCCGCAAACGGCGGAAAACGCCATACGTGACGGTGATGCCGACATGATCGCCCTGGGCCGTCCGCTGCTGGCCGATCCCGAGTGGGCCAATAAAGCACAGCGGGATGCTGCTTTGGATATACGCCCCTGCACCTCCTGCAACTATTGCGTCGCCATCAGTTCCGGCGCCCACGGCACTATCGGTTGCGCCGAGAACCCGCGCAGTGGTCATGAACTCGACCGTTTGCCTGACGCTGGCAACCTTCGCGGCCAACGCGCAGTTGTCGTCGGCGGTGGCCCTGGCGGCATGGCCGCGGCATTGATGCTGCAGCAAGCCGGTTTCGCCACCGAGCTCCATGAGAGCCGTGACGAACTCGGCGGCGGCCTGATCGCCTCGGCCGCACCGCCGTTCAAGGACAAGCTGACCTGGTACTTGAATTACCTGATTCGCCAGCTCGATAAAAGCGCCGTGAAGGTACACCTGAACAGTCATGTCGATGCCAGCACCCTGTCCGGACCGGGCGCACCAGCCATCGTGTTGCTGGCAATCGGCGGCAGAGCCTTGCGCCTGCCGATCGAGGGCATCGACTCAAGCCATGTACGCGACGCCTATGAGTTGCTGATGGGACACACGCAAAACTTCCCCGCTGTCGACGAAACCTTGCCATTGCTGGTCTATGGCGGCGGCGAGACGGGGTGCGAAACTGCCGAGCTTCTAAGTGAAAAAGGCTATGCCGTGGTACTGGTCAGCCGTTCGCCGGCCAAACAACTCGCGCGTTCGGCCGAGGTGATCTATCGCGGCGTGCTCAATACCCGTCTGGCCAGCAACCCACGTATCCGCATCATCGATAACAGCAGCATTGTCGCCATTGCCGAAGACGGCCGCGTGCAATTGCAACACAACGACGGTGAACACAGTGAATTGCAAACCCTCGGCGTACTGATTGCCCAGGGACGCAGACCCGATGACACCTTGCTCAATAACTTGCTCGAGGCGGGTCTCGCCGTAGCGACCATCGGCGATGCGCGCAAGGGCGGACGCATCGGCGATGCCGTCCACGATGCCTATCAGACCGTACTCGGGCTGTGCGCCAGCGATGCGCCGCTGCGTCCGCTGGCGTGCTGA
- a CDS encoding acyl-CoA dehydrogenase family protein, giving the protein MQLTLSPEDLAFRESVRAFLKDKLTDDVIRRSRTGMHPPNEDDRRWWNRVLNEQGWAAPHWPVEYGGTGWSHLQTHIFEYECKLAGAPELRWQGLRLLAPVLYTYGSEQQKARYLPPILNGDEMWAQGFSEPGAGSDLAALKTKGVLDGDHYVVNGQKLWTTEGQYCEQGFFLVRTENSDRPQKGISMMIIDMKSPGVTVRQIPMINGEGSTCEVFLDNVRVPRENIIGEVNQAWSQAKFLLSNERTSSADIYKARADLERIRLIAGAEHKNGLPLLQDSEFVRRFTGVRLEVEALEWSVLRVLHEAPSHHPIAACASVLKVRGSSLQQKLTELMSDALGQRSLRVYSRDEAFADPTGDPLWPDHVPGVTADLMYLRACTIFGGAMEVQKNIIAKLAFGF; this is encoded by the coding sequence ATGCAACTGACGCTCTCCCCCGAGGATCTGGCCTTTCGCGAGTCGGTCCGGGCCTTTCTCAAGGATAAACTGACCGATGACGTCATTCGTCGCAGCCGCACCGGTATGCATCCGCCGAACGAAGATGACCGACGCTGGTGGAACCGGGTGCTCAACGAGCAAGGTTGGGCCGCACCACATTGGCCGGTCGAATACGGTGGAACCGGCTGGAGCCATCTGCAGACGCACATCTTCGAGTACGAATGCAAACTGGCCGGCGCCCCGGAGCTGCGCTGGCAAGGCCTGCGCCTGCTCGCCCCGGTGTTGTACACCTATGGCAGCGAGCAACAAAAGGCTCGCTACCTGCCACCGATTCTCAATGGCGATGAAATGTGGGCGCAGGGCTTCTCCGAGCCCGGTGCCGGGTCTGACCTCGCCGCACTCAAGACCAAGGGCGTGCTTGACGGCGATCACTACGTAGTCAACGGCCAAAAGCTCTGGACCACCGAAGGTCAGTACTGCGAGCAAGGCTTCTTTCTTGTACGTACGGAAAACAGTGATCGCCCGCAAAAGGGAATTTCGATGATGATCATCGACATGAAGTCACCTGGCGTCACGGTGCGGCAGATCCCGATGATCAACGGTGAAGGCTCGACCTGCGAAGTGTTCCTCGACAACGTCCGGGTCCCGAGGGAAAACATTATCGGTGAAGTCAATCAGGCGTGGTCCCAGGCCAAGTTCCTGCTGTCCAACGAGCGCACCTCCAGCGCCGACATCTATAAGGCCCGCGCTGACCTTGAGCGCATCCGCCTGATTGCCGGCGCAGAGCACAAGAATGGCTTGCCGCTGCTTCAGGATTCCGAATTCGTGAGGCGTTTCACCGGTGTGCGCCTGGAGGTTGAAGCGCTGGAATGGTCAGTGCTGCGCGTGCTGCATGAGGCCCCCAGCCACCACCCCATTGCCGCCTGCGCGTCGGTACTGAAAGTGCGCGGTTCATCCCTGCAACAGAAACTCACCGAGCTGATGAGCGACGCGTTGGGTCAGCGCAGCCTGCGGGTCTACAGCCGCGATGAGGCGTTTGCCGACCCGACGGGCGATCCGCTGTGGCCGGACCATGTTCCCGGCGTCACCGCAGACCTCATGTACTTGCGCGCCTGCACCATTTTTGGCGGCGCCATGGAAGTACAAAAGAACATCATTGCCAAACTGGCTTTCGGGTTTTGA
- a CDS encoding acyl-CoA dehydrogenase, whose amino-acid sequence MNFELTDEHKLLAESAERYMRERYVFEERRHTVTNGAHFSRKHWQHFAEMGWLALDIPEADGGVGASSFELTQLMEPLGHGLVLEPVVDTAVLCASILGTSDNTGERQRLLESIATGETVMALAHQEQDSRNEYQVQLRSSARRVADGWALNGQKHRVFHGGVAESYLVSAILEDSNEAALFVVARAAVGMTANTYELIDGSRAADLHLQDVQVTDANLLLRGEAVQQAIEAGLDRAILALCAASVGSMEAVMAMTADYLKTRVQYGKPLAQFQALQHRMAEMFVETDQARSMLFSAINAFDSGVVETQRQALSGAKVFIARAHYFVASQGIQLHGGIGTTDEYAVGHHYKAAVLFEKRFGDSDFHLTRAAGNLQQPVGGALYA is encoded by the coding sequence ATGAATTTCGAACTCACTGATGAACACAAGCTGCTGGCCGAAAGTGCCGAGCGCTACATGCGCGAACGTTATGTATTCGAAGAGCGTCGCCACACCGTTACCAACGGTGCGCATTTCTCGCGCAAACACTGGCAGCACTTCGCCGAAATGGGCTGGCTGGCGCTGGACATCCCCGAAGCGGACGGTGGCGTGGGCGCCAGCAGTTTCGAGCTGACGCAGTTGATGGAACCCTTGGGACATGGCTTGGTGCTCGAACCTGTGGTCGACACAGCTGTGCTCTGTGCAAGCATCCTGGGCACAAGTGACAATACCGGCGAGCGCCAGCGCCTGCTTGAATCGATTGCCACCGGTGAAACCGTGATGGCCCTCGCCCATCAGGAACAAGACTCTCGCAATGAATACCAGGTGCAACTGCGCAGCAGCGCTCGCCGCGTAGCCGATGGCTGGGCCTTGAATGGCCAAAAGCACCGCGTATTCCATGGCGGTGTAGCGGAAAGCTATCTGGTGAGCGCCATCCTTGAAGACAGCAACGAAGCGGCTCTCTTCGTGGTCGCGCGTGCGGCTGTGGGGATGACGGCCAACACCTACGAGCTGATCGACGGCAGTCGCGCCGCGGATCTGCATTTGCAAGACGTACAGGTCACTGACGCAAACCTGTTATTGCGCGGCGAAGCCGTGCAGCAAGCCATTGAAGCCGGGCTCGACCGCGCCATCCTGGCGTTGTGTGCTGCCAGCGTTGGCTCCATGGAAGCGGTCATGGCCATGACCGCTGACTACCTCAAGACACGCGTGCAATACGGCAAGCCTCTTGCGCAATTCCAGGCCCTGCAACATCGCATGGCGGAGATGTTCGTGGAAACCGACCAGGCCAGGTCCATGTTGTTCAGCGCGATCAATGCGTTTGACTCAGGGGTAGTCGAGACCCAGCGCCAGGCACTGTCCGGCGCCAAGGTATTTATCGCCCGCGCCCACTATTTCGTTGCCAGCCAAGGCATTCAGTTACACGGCGGCATCGGCACCACCGATGAGTATGCGGTCGGCCATCACTACAAGGCAGCCGTACTGTTTGAAAAGCGTTTTGGCGACAGCGATTTCCACCTGACTCGCGCCGCCGGCAACCTGCAACAACCCGTCGGAGGAGCTTTGTATGCGTGA